The following coding sequences are from one Lycium ferocissimum isolate CSIRO_LF1 chromosome 3, AGI_CSIRO_Lferr_CH_V1, whole genome shotgun sequence window:
- the LOC132050129 gene encoding NAC domain-containing protein 54-like, whose product MAPVSLPPGFRFHPTDEELVAYYLKRKINGRKIELEVIPEVDLYKCEPWDLPDKSLLPSKDMEWYFFSPRDRKYPNGTRTNRATKAGYWKATGKDRKVNSQMRPIGMKKTLVYYRGRAPHGTRTGWVMHEYRLEERECEVANGLQDAYALCRVFKKSLNQPKSGDHYASDRSSSINDQLYTEGRGEDYETSDYGMPSATTSSSMLVHGHGSPLMNVAGPSDDKWMQYLSDEAFTFNNPSFPSHNGGLPYHPSKVDIALECARLQHRFALPPLEVQDFPQVGYVDSSRMMSQSNDVMYHQSTNQTDIVQEILSVAQASHDLTNQDSWAGNYNYAVPSDDFSFLPNNNQIHHDLGNSFNFMEQLKEDDQNIRSIAVSDFDEDFKSESMVERLRWVGMSEKDEKTFLDDYKTVPIENISAPHKEEQDQLQGEASGQQNNFNETEANNFSLGFGNDNFLDDEDTDGFSNSPSFEVYEKIEVNQGMFIATRQAANTFYHQVAPSKTVTIHRDLVTVHDFPIRKITKSATFLDTLMAFSRKTISGVVMSVTMPNWSGKVNTLVEMIAPLHTFWSILGNA is encoded by the exons ATGGCACCTGTTTCATTGCCCCCGGGTTTTAGGTTTCATCCAACAGATGAAGAACTTGTTGCTTACTACTTGAAAAGAAAGATTAATGGAAGGAAAATTGAACTTGAGGTCATTCCTGAAGTTGATCTCTACAAATGTGAGCCATGGGATTTACCAG ATAAGTCCCTATTGCCAAGTAAAGATAtggaatggtacttcttcagtcCTCGTGATCGTAAATACCCTAATGGAACAAGGACTAATCGTGCAACAAAAGCTGGATATTGGAAGGCTACTGGAAAGGACAGGAAAGTAAATTCACAGATGAGGCCAATTGGAAtgaagaaaaccctagtatATTACAGAGGGAGAGCACCTCATGGAACTCGAACAGGTTGGGTTATGCATGAATATcgtttggaagaaagagaatGTGAAGTTGCTAATGGCTTGCAG GATGCTTATGCACTTTGCCGTGTATTCAAGAAGAGTTTGAATCAACCAAAAAGCGGAGATCATTATGCAAGTGATCGATCTTCTAGCATTAATGATCAGCTATATACTGAGGGAAGAGGTGAAGATTATGAGACTTCTGATTATGGAATGCCATCAGCTACAACAAGCTCATCCATGCTTGTCCATGGACATGGTTCACCATTAATGAATGTTGCTGGTCCTAGTGACGATAAGTGGATGCAATACTTGTCAGATGAAGCTTTCACTTTCAATAATCCGTCATTTCCCAGTCATAATGGAGGTTTGCCGTATCACCCATCTAAG GTTGATATAGCATTAGAGTGTGCAAGGTTGCAGCATAGATTTGCATTACCTCCACTAGAGGTGCAAGATTTTCCCCAAGTAGGGTATGTTGATTCTTCCAGGATGATGTCTCAATCAAATGATGTCATGTATCATCAGTCCACAAATCAAACGGACATTGTACAAGAAATCCTATCAGTAGCCCAAGCTTCACATGACCTTACAAATCAAGATTCATGGGCTGGAAATTACAATTATGCAGTTCCCAGTGATGATTTCTCATTTCTTCCTAATAATAACCAAATCCATCATGACTTGGGTAATTCCTTCAATTTCATGGAACAATTAAAGGAAGATGATCAGAATATTAGGTCCATAGCGGTCAGTGATTTTGATGAGGATTTTAAATCTGAGAGTATGGTAGAAAGATTGAGATGGGTAGGCATGTCAGAAAAGGATGAGAAG ACCTTTCTTGACGACTACAAGACAGTTCCAATAGAAAACATTTCAGCTCCCCATAAAGAGGAACAAGATCAGCTCCAAG GAGAAGCAAGCGGCCAGCAAAATAACTTCAATGAAACAGAAGCAAACAATTTCTCATTAGGCTTTGGTAATGACAACTTCTTGGATGATGAAGACACAGATGGTTTTTCAAATTCTCCAAGCTTTGAAGTTTATGAGAAAATTGAAGTGAACCAAGGGATGTTTATTGCCACAAGGCAAGCAGCCAATACATTCTATCATCAAGTGGCACCTTCAAAAACTGTCACAATTCATAGAGACCTAGTCACAGTTCATGATTTTCCCATTAGAAAGATAACAAAAAGTGCCACTTTTCTTGACACACTTATGGCATTTTCAAGGAAAACTATATCAGGAGTAGTTATGAGTGTCACCATGCCTAATTGGAGCGGAAAAGTGAACACTTTGGTGGAAATGATTGCACCTTTGCATACATTTTGGAGTATTTTGGGGAATGCTTAA